From Malaya genurostris strain Urasoe2022 chromosome 2, Malgen_1.1, whole genome shotgun sequence:
tccaaattcgcacaaattctgaataaatacactttccactaagagtttgcgCCATTTTTACAAATCGTTTTAGAAATTTAGATATGGATATAtgttatcgtaacacatgcgaaaaaaatctaaacaatttgcaggcAGTTGCAATAAGACTGtcatttttagctttttaacagATGTTTTACTttaacacttctcatgagtttttggctaataatcttgttaataaaacccatttcgtttttattttctttgtgctgtccttcagtaataatggtgatagataaatagaaacaatttttctgatgttaataacaaaattagttgtcaatgagaatttcgtgttggattgaaatattgttggttggtgtccaggatattcgccaactaaacacattctctaaaaataagagttttttcagcaaagttaattctcaattttaactaattttatagttattttggaaattttgttgttaaaatcaactaattcaaaaacagtaatacgaattaggcgcagagctaatttcggtcgttccgtgaaaaTGAGCAAATGAACGGaaactcattttttttactaCATGCACTTTTATGAAATTGAGtggaatgtcactcattttttatTTACGTTCAATGAGCGCGTCTATTGGATTCTAGCCTgattcgacatccagttccgatgTTAGAGGATCATATTTGCAagcaatgaaaaaataaatactcGATATTTTTAGAGCCACAGATTTTTGTCAactcaggttcaaatgaaaacttTCCGGATTCTATTATGAATATCAATTGCGTGATTGCAAAGTGATTTGTGTGAAAATTCCATTCCCGAGATGGAGATTGTTTGTCACATGTAGATATGATTTTGTTATTGCAAGGATAATATTTCAAACGCACCCGTGGAGCCCGTGTAAGTGAAATTAATTGCTTGCCAACCTCCCCACTTTCAACAATGACTCTTCATACAATGCCATGTTGATGATTACCAGCGATGGGTCGCGCCTGTTCAAGTGGCACTGTAAAGACCGCTGTTGTGATATTAGGTACAATTAGTAACAGTAGCAACACATTATgcaatatgttttggtaaagctgatcctttgaaaaaatatcctaCCGTACATAATAGCGTGCGTCTCCATGAATATCCTCAGAATGGGAGAGCCCGGTCAAatgttcaatgaaaaatttagaaaacgcTTCCATATACCTGAAGTTTTATTGTATCGATCAGGAAATCCCAGCCTCATGTATCGATTCGTATAACCAACATTCCACATCTCATATTTAATTACCTTGCCATGTAAGCGTCAGTATGTAACCCGAATTCCAAGCTCAAATTTCTGCTGCCAATCGGTGACTCATTGCTGGTGACTAAGGTCCATCCCGATGCGATTTAAGCCTCTGTCACTTGTCTTACCAACATGGAAAATGGCATAACGTTAGTCAGAAGCCAATTCCTGGAAGTGGAAATGGCGCGAGAAAACATCCACACCGATAGTAAAGCAAAAATCTTCTCTCGCTACAGTCAACACATAAAAAGGACGAAAACATGAATGAaggaaaatttgattttgtgtttgtgGGTTCGCTTTTTAGTATCGTCTGTGAATGTATGCGATAGCAAAGCATGCGTCGTCCTTCGGCTGCTAACGCGCCACCAATTATCGACCAATGGCAGCCGAGAATGATGTCAACCGCGTGGACCGCACAGCAGAAGCCCAAACAAACACGCTGCTCACATGTTTCGGGAGATCGATCCTAGCAAGCTGGTTTGTTTGTTTCTCTGCAGCAGGTAATCATGGCAATGGGTAAAGTAGTCTCAGAGTGGATAATGGGAGAAAGTTGCAACACATTTTGACCTTAGTCAATCCAACGGTGTTAAGGAGGGCAATTCTACTTGGAGTAAttttaattgaattgaaaatgtGTTACTAATCAAAGCAGATTCGAGTGACACGAAATCCAGTTCACTCAACCTCACAATTGCTAGATTTGCCTGAAACTGATCGATTCGCTAGCATTGTTTGTATTGTTTATAAAAGATTTAAACAGGACAATGAATGTGAAAATTATAGAGtcccatagtactcaaggatgtGAtaaggttcggacagtaaatggtaaACGAACTTTTTCTTTACTTTCTGGCATATCGGAGACTCGAATACGAAGCAAACTTTGCATTAACGAGATGTCAAAGTTCTACTACTctagtagaaggtaaaagtttagctgCGAGAAGCCTTTTGTTTACTCAAAGAATCCTTGTctcgttttaaatttggctttttaattttcacattttctaCCCTGAtagtctctagttagtttgatatcgttaaaaacacCGAAAAATGTCCGACTATAACGTCTGTATCGTTATACCGTCCGATAAAGAGTTTCGATTGAATTAATAATTTGATCTCCTACAAATTTCTTCATCGTGTTCATGGATTTATCAGTAAAACTTCTGAGAATTcacgtttgattttttaaatggccGTGACCAAGCGATTTTCCCCTTTTCTACTCAACTGTTTATATGAAATGATACTCGGTTGATTTTGTATAAACCTTCAACTTTCAACAGAAATGGTAAAATCCTTAATATCCGaaggagaaactgtcatttgctcatacggctatttgaaaaatcaaccgagaatttcgTAAAGCATCCGCTTCAATTTTAGTTCCGTTCTTTGATTTCGTCTTCCAGGTATGAAGCTAAAATTAACTACAAAGAATAATGCCTAAATTGTTACATTCAACTCACATTCGAATTCTATCTAATTTTGCCTGTCTTAGTCCTGCATAAACCGAGCTTCGaatgagcctaaaattattgaaatcacTTCATCCATTTACGTTCACGTCACTTAAAGCATTATATCACTGGAACTGTAAGCGTCTGTCAGTTGAACTTAAAACCTGTTCAATGAATCAATAGTAGTTTCCAAGCGAatcaaacttttttgaaatcggttcagccatccacgAGAAAAGTGATCGGAGAGAAAAAGAGCTGTGAAGGGCCCCCAAGCGGCCCTGGTTTAAAGTATGAAAAGTTTTGAATAACAAATAAGCTCTTCATTTATTTTCAACGATAGTTGTGAACTTCcttttcatccttccatacaaaattgtaTGGCGCAGTGATTATATTTTGCTACTAGAGTTTTAAATAGGTAGAACAGAGCTGTCACTGTTCAATATTATTTGATTTCTGCGTCCTAAAagttattttcaattgttcgCGGGGTCGATAACTAAAATCACAATCAAGAGCTAGCTATCCGAAATATAGCTTTTGTATGATGATAATATTTcactactagctgaattactcggcgttgctcggaaatgtttcgtgaaggcaaggccaGAAATTATTCTGCCTATCGAAATACTCTGAATGTAAAGAAATTTACACGGCTACCCGATTGACCAATACTCCGCACATGTCCAGATTCCTCACGGCTAGTGTcctatctcagatctcacaataattttCCATAAAATTCGATCAATTTTATCTTACACTTCCCGTGGTTGGGTTTGCTACACTCCCTCCTCTTTAAACCTAATAATCACATTTGATATAGAAGTAGTATCAGTATTTGTCAAGAAGAATCGTTTCTCgtcgaataaaatttatattgaacttctttttttaatgaacttactacagctcttCTCCATGATTTCCTTTATGACCACCGCTGAGTAGTTTAGAAAGTATCTGTACttatcaaaaagtatcgatttccacctttggtacatgtacaaacttACATAAACTCGCGTTCATAGATAGAAAAAGATTATTTTCGCTTATTTTTCTAAAtttcccggcaaaatggaaccagatctaaCAGAATTAACAATAGCAATACTACCTAGCACGACCTTGAAAATTTTGTCCTTCCCttgtttaacaaaaaaataggaaatgaaaattgattctcaaAAACCAACCTTCCTTTTCtagaggcactcattatatTCACCCCCCAAAAATACTCGTAAGACCATatttgactttttcaaaaagtatgcatgatcttcaataagtatcgattttcttcaaactAGATTAATTTTGTCATTGACCCCCCTGTATGTTAAGTACTCTTGCTACACCCTTAAAGCAAggatgcacggaacgaccgaaatcagcattttcgcgaaaaatttagttgatttgctgattttagttagttattttttgagacaactaaaaaaatcttacttttgctaatttagattttttattctcattcccttaataataataaaatatttgttgaaatgactattttttttagttgaattcacaaattaaacgtgctgtcatttcttagctaaggcacatttcatttccattcaactaattttttagttgaattaaagaaataaaatgttgttttcaaccaatatgaatggttgaattggattctgcaagctgcagctatatggcgccctgtcaccgaaacggtaacaccataatgactactagccactagatggcacactactgccgaaaaaatttcagacgcggttgtcttttctatagggaccgtgcacgagggcgtggtttagtggccggcgacgacagcgcacgaggcggtGAGTGGATAAAATAATGCGACCATAGCGaaacttgtaaactgagtttgaaaatactttctagcgtattttctctgcggatttttttccgaaccctatggaattattcgcgtgtggtgcgaacgattgttcaacatcgactgactattaaattttgaatcgagttattcattctgtatctaaatacggccacgtcattttctgtcattgcagttggatttgtgtctaatatttgtcatattcactcaaattcaaacactcgaacgatattctcagcacattaaatgatttttcaatcgacttgactggaaacactgaaaaatatcttgctaaaacattctaatttcagaccattaatcaaaattgcttctgtgtaatttctttttatactttcactcaaaataaataccccaataaaaagtttaaatattttttaaatgaagtacgTTTATCTCGAAGTTGTTCTTACTTTCActgaattgcaattattacaccacttgctattactttattttcagagcaaaatagacccaaataattttccatccgtcaaactttgaaatgggccacagttttagataaatttagctactcgataaaaaataactgcccgaccgtcaaattttaactaaaagttcaaataattcacAGGATGGTCCATAgcaagaaaataaattgtaatcgtaaaaatgctagcaatctcagccagtttgacgtatattgaaaatacgagtcacgaagctaacaacaaataatcattttattgaaacgctgaactgttttgcctttctcatatagaaagtttatacaatcacttgaaaatcgactagtaaaaattggccaagtgtcatatgccatttcactcagttcgtcgagctgagcaatctatctttgtgtgtgtgtaaaaatgacttaatcgatgttgaccaacttagattcaaatgaaaggtctatgaatggttctacacggaattcctaaatttcatccggatccgactttcggttccggaatgatagggaaaagtgtgttaaaaattgtgtacgtaaaagtaaaaagttttctaaattggtctcgaaagtattcccggttttcgaaaaacgacggcagataatagtcatacactcaaaaaaggatctcacttacttttacacttagtccggtattcctaatcttaggttcaaatgaatgatcctatgctcctaccgaaaatCAGCATATTTTCggttgcaattaaaatcatgttagttgatggccatacgaaccaacttcgactaTACGTTCTCGAGTTCtagtgcccgaaatacctacaatagtggaactcacttcgttttatctcatcgatgtcagagaactgtttcattctgtaggttatactagttaatgcacaaacaatctctttggtttattttaagaatcggagagaaatatttttaatagtataccacagtattatatatgagaatatgattgatgtgagaaaaggatcattacaccactatgttgtattaaaacaggtttttgactattttattcagcgtgaacatatggtaacagtgtaaagctatggtagagactgaaaacttttagcactcggaaaacaaaaaccgagtacaagtagtacaccggacggcgcagctcggaaggtttgaagatacaaaaaaacttcatcacaattagagtgaaacattcgaaattcacttcactgttccgcgtaaaaacattattaggcacaatcgcttcaagtgcgcacaaattctgaataaatacgatttcctctaactgtttacgacatttttacatatcggtttagaaatttaaataaagatatatcgaacacgtgcgaaaaacatcaaaacaatttccaaGCAGTTTCAATCAGATTCTcctctttagctttttaatggattgttttgctttgacacttctcatgagtttttggctaataaacttgttaataatacccatttcagttttgttttctttgtgctgtccttcagtaatgatggtgatagataaatagaaacaaattttctgattttaataacaaaattagttgtcaatgagaatttcgtgttggattgaaatattgctggtttgtgtccagaatattcaccaactaaacacattctctaaaaataagagttttttcagcaaagttaattctcaattttaactaattttatagttattttggaaattttgttgttaaaatcaactaattcaaaaacagtaatacgaattaggcgcagagctaatttcggtcgttccgtgtggctTTTATCTTATCAAAGAATGCTTTGGTGAATGCTATTCACCTGTtgcaaaagataaaaaaaagacaaacaattattatcaaggatggcttttatcgtatcaaagaatgctcactggcaactcttcacacgattgaatcagtgccatcaaagagagacggatatcatcgcaacaacaaaaacccggcatggctcattttacatagaatagacaccagtgcgagagcgaatttttttcgatgacatttctgagaatcaaaggttagcacgctgctgtggggatcctctctgaagcaacatacggtcgcttattctcattttgcgatccgattctgtatgggcagtggataattgcgatagaatcattttactattgccgcttattctaactatgtgcatataacctttgtataagttgtgtctatgaaaatatctgtgaatgctccacacaagggttttgaaatattgcaacctagtatgagaatcatcaagtcgaatcatcgattcgattttctgcgataattgtcaacttgcgattctctcttgggaaattccacacagcaacgatcattatcagactgtatttttttttcaagggccgtgaaatactcagagtataaagtggagcgaagaaatgtagaaaaattctctcgctgttcatgcattgaatgactcgagtcttatagcatcttctaccggattgaaaatgttgtatacaatatagagagcaatatagcagcttctgtcgaattttcggcaatcaccaacactgcttgaaAATGCAGAGGCACATACTACACAATTACTTACAGTTATATCTACATctttggtcttcaaaacgtatagaTTCTCGCTAAGttgtatgaattttttcatgactcccccttgttaatgacacttgctacactcccttcCCTATAAAGATACTCTTATGACCAATTCTGAAGCGCAAGATGTTCCTGCGCCAAGTTTGGTgggaatccgttcagtagttccagagttatggcgttacaaacatacaaacttacatccatttttacctttttgcctttctctatagaaaggtaatagaattgctggaaaaaccgactttcgaacggagcctcggagacccatagtgttatttaccattcgactcagttcgacgagatcggaaaatgtctgtgtgtgtgtgtgtgtgtgtgtgtgtgtgtgtgtgtgtatgtgtgtgtgtgtgcacttttcgaagatatttgaacgcgctcaattttatcagagatggctgaaccgattttaacaaacttgggctcgtttgaaagctactgtcgggccattgatcaagttcgaagatcaaatggctgtgacttttggttccagatatatgatggcataagtgacgtaaccgacaaaacacgttgatttttaccgctcttatatatataagggtgccaaaattttgggatcacctctattttcgttaagctctagtgctcaaaagtttaagcacctcgaaaaaagccttcatgcaaaatttgagctaaatcggacatgcgtaaggggtgctgcccggtggtaaaggtttgacaattatcgatcttgaaaaagcaccataggggggagtacatgaaatttccaaaatcgaaattttttttgatgccgaaactcttaaaactgcatgaaacatcgaaatttagtgtcatctcaaaaaaaaatttttttgaaaaaatcaactttctgggactgggaaattttcatttttttttaagtcccaaaaagtcaactttttcaaaataattttttttcgagatgacactaaatctcgacgtttcatgcaattctaagccttttggcatcaaaaattttttttcgatttcgaaaatttcatgtactccctatggtgatttttcaagatatatgaaaattacactaagtggactaagaaggcttttttttagattagcatcactgattacaaataggcaacgcaaatttcaagcactagtttggaaaaatgatgctgactgtgtgacaaacACTGAAGcacgcttttgtgaactactcgaatcaatctgaatcaattggtgacaaaattagtatccaaaattatttaataaaagtatgaaacatattttcatgagacagttatgaaagaagagaaaggcattatcacaccactaggtggattaagaagggtttttaccattagaaagataaattaattcggaatgaaatccatttgaaacgatggaaaaccgaatattctattCAAAGCTATTTTAAAAAGTTCCAACTAAAGTCTGTTGATAAAAAGTCGGAGCGCTTACTTTGGCTGGCCTTATCTCAGCTGTTAGaagttcgattttgaaaatttgtttattctGTGCTCTTGGTCATCACTTATTTATTTAATTCTGGACCAGGAAATTAATTCAAGAACTAAGTTCGCAACCTAAGACAGACTCATaattcagttacaaaattcaacttttgaacccaaataaataaatcaattcatgagtttagttcttgaattctggaattgaactcATTTTTAGTATCCAATTCACAAGTTCAGAACTGTATTctaaagctgaattctgaattttaaCTAGAATAAATAAACTGAAAGTTACCTGTTTCAAAAGTTCCTTCTTCTCGCTCTCCAGTGTCACGCAACGATCACCCTGCTGTTTACATTGGCTCTCAAAACCATGCCAGCTGACGATCGCCTTCGCTAGTTCGTCCTCCGTCGAGCTCAATTGTGACTGCAGTTTTTCCTGTTCGTTCAGTGACGCTTCCAACGCGGACACTTTCGCCAGGTGAGCAGTTTTCTCTTCCAGCAGACTCGCCTTCAGGATCTCCATCTTCTGTCTCTGTGTGCGTATTTCGGCTCTCGCTGCCTCGTGATTCTTGCACTCGTTCTGATACAGCGATTGAATGGTGTGCAGCTGATTTCGACATTTGATGGACTAGAAatgttccgatttttttttcaaccataaACTCAAAAAGCCACGAGAAAAACTTACATTGTTGTCCTTATGACTTAACTGCGAATTCAAACGAACGATTTCTCGTTTTTTgtcccgccagcacttcaacaGCAGCTTGAATCCCGTTTCGTAGACCAGTTTGCTGGTATTACTGTTGAACCGGTCACTGCAACTACCAGCCAGTGCCGTCGTCGAACAGGAAATTCCTCCCGATTGCTCCGCAACCGAACCGAGCTGCTTGGAAGGCGACCCCATCTCGATCATTGTCAGAGatttttccattgaaaattttcgtccAGGTGTCACCAGCCCGACCGGAGGCTTGGGCTTTGTTTTCAGTTCCGAAAAGAGCTGCTTTTTAATTGGTTTGCTACTAACGGTGAATTTGCTGCGCGCCTTGGGGGCGACGGGTTTCGAACTGATTGGATTAGATGCCATCAAATGTCAGATTTTTTTGTCCGGATCGGAACTAGATAACAACTAGAGGGAAACTTACAGATTACTAACGGATTGGGTGGCCTTCACCGGGGGCAGCTTGTCGGTTTCTCTGCGTCCACAGGAACGGTTCACCAGTGCTGCATGGTCGCTGTTTGAACGATTGATTCGCTTCGCTTGGGACTCCATCATCGCGTGCTTTTCTCTGGTTGCTGTCAGATTACTTCGAGCACCGCCTGCTGTGACaggttgtgtgatttgaaacacTGGAAAAATTTGTATACTAAAATATTGGTTTCGGTTGATTGAAGGTCTTCTGAACAGATTTGGGATCTCAGAGCTATTTCGAATTATTTGGGGAAGATTTGGGAAATGCACATGAGAACTGTTCATCCAACAACATGTGAGCAAACGACTTCTACATGAATACTCAACCCGCTTAAACAATAACCATAATTACTGTCGGAacttgagcaaaaaaaaagtacaaacACTCATGCTAACTAGTAACGGTAAAAGCATCTTGCGCGTGCAGGTTTTCGTGTTCATGTTTTATTGTTGCTACAAAATTTGCAACTCATGATCTTCCCAAAACGATCGAAACCGGAATAGATCCGAAGCGAGAGAGAATAAAACAGCAGGAAAAAATCTATTAGGCTCTTAATTCTTTTGTTTTGCAGCATCTATCGATGCCAGGTTTTACGTCATTATATGTTGTGCCCCCACAAAAGTACAGGTTTATTAAATAGCATCATCCGTTCGGTTTCTTTACTTCATACCAAATACTGCTTTTGAAAGGTAGTATTTACTCAAGAAAGTTTGATCCGTTTCACATATTTCATCTGATTATCATTCAAGAAATGTAAAGTGAAGGAAGATATTGGGAAAACCCACCCCGCTGTACAATTCTCCGTTATCAATGATTTTTAATATAAACAACGAAACTGATAATCTCATttgacaacattttttttctcgtcGCACACAATCAAAAGTTGAAAAGATTCTCCCGATAGCCAATTGGTTTTTCCAATCGCACAGTTTTGACATTTGTCCCGAGTTGAGTGGAGTGGCAATTGGAAAAATCCACCTTTGCTAGGGAGCTCAGTGCCGTAAGCACTTCACCGTCCATGCTACTACGTAAACTCGATGGGAGGCAGTCTGCCTGTGGATTTGTCACTATAGCTGTTTCGCTTTTCCCATG
This genomic window contains:
- the LOC131432012 gene encoding uncharacterized protein LOC131432012, producing MMESQAKRINRSNSDHAALVNRSCGRRETDKLPPVKATQSVSNLSKPVAPKARSKFTVSSKPIKKQLFSELKTKPKPPVGLVTPGRKFSMEKSLTMIEMGSPSKQLGSVAEQSGGISCSTTALAGSCSDRFNSNTSKLVYETGFKLLLKCWRDKKREIVRLNSQLSHKDNNSIKCRNQLHTIQSLYQNECKNHEAARAEIRTQRQKMEILKASLLEEKTAHLAKVSALEASLNEQEKLQSQLSSTEDELAKAIVSWHGFESQCKQQGDRCVTLESEKKELLKQIDNLEDNFKNFERDYEKSLAEQVTGNQIYEARLRSYQQKLEELSSQVSVYEADCQLLKDWNVRLASELAQIKGSYHSTYAFRVRRFFANLPRKPGFYVQYLLYLLVQGTPLPKRSSSLSPKVPSYGNAARF